One part of the Nostoc sp. PCC 7120 = FACHB-418 genome encodes these proteins:
- the ndk gene encoding nucleoside-diphosphate kinase, producing the protein MERTFLAIKPDGVQRGLVGEIIRRFETKGFTLVGLKFLQVSKELAEQHYGVHRERPFFPSLVEFITSGPVVAMVWEGDGVIASARKIIGATNPLTAEPGTIRGDFGINIGRNLIHGSDAPETAQKEVSLWFTDAELVNWQPHLTPWLHE; encoded by the coding sequence TTGGAACGCACATTCTTAGCAATTAAGCCTGATGGCGTACAGCGTGGACTGGTTGGGGAAATTATCCGTCGCTTTGAAACAAAAGGTTTTACCCTTGTGGGTTTGAAGTTCCTCCAAGTCAGTAAAGAATTGGCTGAACAACATTATGGCGTACACCGCGAAAGACCATTCTTTCCTAGCTTAGTGGAATTTATCACCTCTGGCCCGGTGGTAGCGATGGTTTGGGAAGGTGATGGCGTGATTGCTTCTGCCAGAAAAATTATTGGTGCGACCAATCCCCTAACAGCAGAACCCGGAACAATTCGGGGCGATTTTGGTATTAACATCGGTCGCAACCTCATCCACGGTTCTGATGCACCAGAAACCGCACAAAAGGAAGTAAGCCTATGGTTTACAGATGCAGAATTAGTCAATTGGCAACCCCATTTAACACCTTGGTTGCACGAGTAA
- a CDS encoding TerC family protein, which translates to MLDRIFDYLHFHFSVEASIVLLILVLLEAVLSADNAIALAAIAQGLEDKNLERQALNIGLVVAYVLRITLLLTATEVQKFWQFELLGAAYLLWLVFQHFTSEETEDEHHHGPRFANLWQAIPVIAFTDLAFSLDSVTTAIAVSQETWLVITGTTIGIFTLRFMAGLFIRWLDEFENLEDAGYITVSLVGLRLLLKVVNDDFVPPEWLMIAAIALIFTWGFSKRTLIESPQVEVEKSEVSK; encoded by the coding sequence ATGCTAGACCGAATTTTTGACTACCTGCACTTTCATTTCAGCGTTGAAGCCTCTATAGTCCTGCTGATATTAGTATTACTAGAGGCGGTACTATCAGCAGATAACGCGATCGCCCTCGCTGCGATCGCCCAAGGGCTAGAAGACAAAAACCTAGAACGCCAAGCCCTCAACATTGGTTTAGTTGTCGCCTATGTGTTGCGAATAACCTTATTGTTAACCGCCACTGAGGTACAAAAATTCTGGCAATTTGAACTCCTGGGTGCGGCTTACCTGCTATGGCTGGTATTCCAACACTTTACCTCAGAAGAAACTGAAGACGAGCATCATCACGGCCCGCGTTTTGCTAACCTATGGCAAGCGATACCCGTGATTGCATTTACCGACTTAGCCTTTTCATTGGATAGCGTGACAACTGCGATCGCTGTATCTCAAGAAACTTGGCTAGTCATCACCGGGACAACAATTGGCATTTTTACCCTGCGATTCATGGCGGGATTATTTATTCGGTGGTTAGATGAATTTGAAAATCTAGAAGACGCAGGATATATCACCGTATCTTTGGTAGGTTTGCGTCTGTTATTAAAAGTCGTCAACGATGATTTTGTCCCACCAGAGTGGTTAATGATTGCGGCGATCGCCCTAATATTTACCTGGGGCTTTTCCAAGCGAACTCTTATTGAATCACCACAAGTAGAAGTGGAAAAAAGTGAAGTATCGAAGTAA
- a CDS encoding DUF4351 domain-containing protein — translation MSIALQDRPRVKSECLRLLATLQLDPARMQLISGFIDTYLRLNAQETEIFQAEIAQFEPTQQEVVMQIVTSWMEEGIQQGLQQGLQQGELKVIQRQLTRRIGDITPELQERVQGLSLTQLEDLAEALLDFSTEADLVTWLQQQQ, via the coding sequence ATGAGCATAGCACTACAAGACCGCCCCAGAGTAAAATCTGAGTGTCTGCGTCTTTTAGCTACTTTGCAGTTAGATCCAGCACGAATGCAGTTAATTTCTGGGTTTATTGACACCTACCTACGCCTAAACGCCCAAGAAACAGAAATTTTCCAGGCTGAAATTGCACAATTTGAACCAACTCAACAAGAGGTAGTTATGCAGATCGTCACTAGTTGGATGGAGGAAGGAATACAACAAGGGCTGCAACAAGGTCTACAGCAAGGAGAATTGAAAGTAATCCAGCGTCAATTAACAAGACGAATTGGTGATATTACCCCTGAATTACAAGAGCGAGTGCAGGGATTATCTTTAACTCAGTTAGAAGATTTAGCTGAAGCATTACTAGATTTTTCTACTGAAGCTGATTTGGTAACTTGGTTGCAACAGCAGCAATAA
- a CDS encoding AAA family ATPase, with protein MLIQLTIQNFLSFRDEVTFSMLGVSSDQQHIDHLAENAAGKGRSVLPIAAIYGANAAGKSNLIKALNFVKDLVVEGTRSNKPILVSPFKLGDYSKQKSKFEFIFTYQESQYSYGFTLNREQIFEEWLYAVPRSKKKEIMYFERITSSEKETILEYGSALKGKTEKRQQVLEFIAEGTRHNQLFLTEAVDRNVKTLLPVFNWFKEALTIIPAEAEYQGLEVGILSNESFTNFLSEFLKFAGTGIDSISTEEVDLDFEQHFPTMPKSITERLLEKFEEADDNSVAMIVNTRGKRYLLFKNEGDRLRLIQLKTQHRHEDGHLIDFTIEEESEGTQRLINLIPSLFLLQEESEKVVFLDELDRRLHPLLSRCFVQTAINCRGRNNQLIFTTHDTNLLDLDLLRRDEIWFVEKNQQGVSNLYSLAEFKIRPDLKVEKGYLNGRFGAIPFFGDPQSLGWFDCDTGLSVG; from the coding sequence ATGCTAATTCAACTAACCATACAAAACTTTTTGTCTTTCAGAGATGAAGTTACATTCAGTATGCTAGGGGTTAGCAGTGACCAACAACACATAGATCATCTTGCTGAAAACGCGGCAGGAAAAGGTCGTTCTGTATTACCTATTGCTGCCATTTATGGTGCAAATGCAGCAGGTAAATCAAATCTCATCAAGGCTCTCAATTTTGTCAAAGATTTAGTTGTAGAAGGTACTAGAAGCAATAAACCTATTCTTGTTTCTCCATTTAAACTAGGTGATTATAGTAAACAGAAAAGTAAGTTTGAATTTATATTTACATATCAAGAATCTCAATATTCTTATGGATTTACATTAAATAGAGAACAAATTTTCGAGGAATGGCTTTATGCTGTGCCTCGTAGTAAAAAAAAGGAAATTATGTACTTTGAACGCATCACTTCCTCAGAAAAAGAAACGATTTTAGAATATGGTTCAGCGCTTAAAGGTAAAACAGAGAAACGTCAACAAGTTTTAGAATTTATCGCAGAAGGAACTCGTCATAATCAACTTTTTTTAACAGAAGCAGTTGACCGAAATGTTAAAACTTTACTTCCAGTTTTTAACTGGTTTAAAGAAGCACTAACTATCATTCCAGCAGAGGCAGAATACCAAGGATTAGAAGTTGGAATACTCAGTAATGAATCTTTTACAAATTTCCTCAGTGAATTTTTGAAATTTGCGGGGACAGGAATTGATTCAATAAGCACTGAAGAAGTTGATCTAGATTTTGAGCAACACTTTCCAACAATGCCTAAATCTATCACAGAGCGTTTGCTAGAAAAATTTGAAGAAGCAGACGATAATTCGGTAGCAATGATAGTAAATACACGAGGTAAACGATATCTCCTTTTCAAGAATGAAGGCGATAGATTAAGATTGATTCAATTAAAAACTCAACATCGCCATGAAGATGGACATCTGATTGATTTTACAATTGAAGAAGAGTCAGAAGGAACTCAACGTTTGATTAATCTCATACCATCTTTATTTCTTTTACAAGAAGAATCTGAGAAAGTCGTTTTTTTAGATGAACTTGATAGACGCTTGCATCCTTTACTATCTCGTTGTTTTGTACAAACAGCAATAAATTGTAGAGGAAGAAATAATCAATTAATCTTTACAACTCATGATACTAACTTACTCGATTTAGATTTGCTACGGCGTGATGAGATTTGGTTTGTTGAGAAGAACCAGCAGGGTGTGTCAAATCTTTATTCTTTAGCAGAATTCAAGATTAGACCCGACTTAAAAGTTGAGAAGGGTTACTTAAATGGTCGTTTTGGAGCTATTCCTTTCTTTGGAGATCCACAAAGTTTAGGGTGGTTCGATTGTGATACTGGTTTATCTGTAGGATGA
- a CDS encoding RloB family protein, translated as MRRINRTKLLDRQHDRRDAKLFIVATEGKETEKQYFGMFHSTRIKIEVLATGDDGKSAPQYVLERLNTFKDNYDLNEEDMLWLVLDVDRWGENNLSLVCREAKQKNYYLAISNPCFEIWLYLHFDDLNSQDRTCNDFKTKLRKILGSYNSSNLDLSVYKPNITNATNRAKLLHPNSQQNWPPELGTHVYRLVEIILQSLNN; from the coding sequence ATGAGAAGAATCAATCGAACTAAACTATTAGATCGTCAGCATGATCGAAGAGATGCAAAGCTTTTCATAGTTGCTACTGAGGGTAAAGAGACAGAAAAGCAATATTTTGGAATGTTCCATAGTACCCGAATCAAGATAGAAGTTCTGGCTACTGGGGATGATGGTAAATCTGCTCCCCAATATGTGCTAGAACGACTGAATACCTTTAAAGATAACTATGATTTAAATGAGGAAGATATGCTTTGGCTTGTTCTTGATGTAGACAGATGGGGTGAAAATAATTTAAGTTTAGTGTGTCGTGAAGCCAAGCAAAAAAATTATTATTTAGCTATCAGCAATCCATGTTTTGAAATTTGGTTATATTTACATTTTGATGATTTAAACTCCCAAGATAGAACTTGTAATGATTTTAAGACAAAGCTACGAAAGATTTTAGGAAGTTATAACAGTAGCAATCTAGATTTATCTGTATACAAACCTAATATTACAAATGCAACAAATCGTGCAAAATTATTGCACCCCAACTCTCAACAAAACTGGCCTCCAGAATTAGGAACACACGTATATAGGCTAGTTGAAATTATTCTCCAGAGCTTGAATAATTGA
- a CDS encoding NAD(P)(+) transhydrogenase (Re/Si-specific) subunit beta: protein MSDFLPTGIQLTYLVAASLFILGLKKLGSPATARNGNVIGAVGMLLAIVATMLDQHVLNYEMILLGLAIGSGIGAIAAYKVQMTEMPQMVGLLNGLGGAASALVAVAEFWRLLDAGAPVPLDVNISMLLDVLIGGVTFTGSFLAFAKLQGLISGSPITFPLQQPFNLLLLGGYLAGSAYLIVTPDSLPVFLAVVAVSLVLGVMFVIPIGGGDMPVVISLLNSLSGIAAAAAGFVVMNNMLIIAGALVGASGLILTEIMCKAMNRSLFSVLFSAFGSVSAGGAGAATGTTDQTVHSIDPEEGAMMLGYARSVVIVPGYGMAVAQAQHSVRELADQLERMGVDVKYAIHPVAGRMPGHMNVLLAEANVPYTQLYDMEDINPQFEQADVALVIGANDVVNPAARSDTASPIYGMPILEVDRAKHTIVIKRGMSAGFAGVDNELFYKDKTTMLFGSAKDMVAKLVSEVKQL from the coding sequence GTGAGCGACTTTTTACCAACTGGAATACAGCTGACGTACTTAGTCGCTGCATCCTTATTTATTCTGGGTTTGAAAAAATTAGGTTCCCCAGCTACAGCGCGTAACGGGAATGTGATTGGCGCTGTGGGGATGTTGTTGGCAATTGTCGCCACAATGTTAGATCAGCACGTCCTCAATTATGAAATGATTTTGTTAGGTTTAGCGATTGGTTCAGGTATTGGTGCGATCGCTGCCTACAAAGTCCAGATGACAGAAATGCCCCAAATGGTAGGTTTACTTAACGGTTTGGGTGGTGCGGCTTCGGCGTTAGTTGCTGTGGCTGAGTTCTGGCGGTTATTGGATGCAGGCGCACCTGTACCCTTAGATGTGAACATCTCCATGTTGTTGGATGTGTTGATTGGTGGTGTCACCTTCACAGGTAGTTTCCTCGCCTTCGCCAAATTGCAAGGATTAATTAGCGGTTCACCAATTACCTTTCCTTTACAACAACCATTTAACCTCTTACTTTTGGGTGGTTATCTAGCTGGGAGCGCTTATTTAATCGTTACACCAGATAGCTTACCTGTATTCTTGGCAGTCGTTGCCGTTTCCCTAGTTTTGGGCGTGATGTTCGTCATCCCCATTGGTGGGGGAGATATGCCGGTGGTAATTTCCCTGTTGAACTCTTTGTCAGGGATAGCGGCTGCTGCTGCTGGTTTCGTGGTGATGAACAATATGTTAATCATCGCCGGCGCATTGGTGGGGGCTTCCGGTTTAATCTTGACGGAAATCATGTGTAAAGCCATGAACCGTTCCCTCTTCAGCGTCCTGTTTAGCGCTTTTGGTTCTGTGAGTGCAGGTGGCGCTGGTGCGGCTACTGGTACAACAGATCAAACAGTCCACAGCATCGATCCTGAAGAAGGCGCAATGATGTTGGGTTATGCTCGTTCTGTGGTGATTGTTCCTGGTTATGGGATGGCTGTAGCTCAAGCACAACATAGTGTGAGAGAGTTGGCTGATCAATTAGAACGGATGGGTGTTGATGTTAAGTATGCCATTCACCCCGTTGCTGGGAGAATGCCCGGACACATGAACGTGTTGTTAGCTGAGGCGAATGTACCATATACCCAGTTGTATGACATGGAAGATATTAACCCCCAATTTGAGCAAGCAGATGTAGCTTTAGTGATTGGGGCGAATGATGTAGTCAATCCGGCGGCGCGGAGTGATACCGCTAGTCCAATTTATGGGATGCCAATTTTGGAAGTAGATAGGGCGAAGCACACTATTGTAATTAAGCGCGGGATGAGCGCAGGTTTTGCCGGTGTAGATAATGAGTTGTTTTACAAAGATAAAACCACAATGCTTTTTGGTAGTGCGAAAGATATGGTGGCGAAGTTAGTTTCTGAAGTGAAGCAACTTTAG
- a CDS encoding NAD(P) transhydrogenase subunit alpha — MTEALLAALFVFVLASFIGFEVINKIPPTLHTPLMSGSNAISGIAVIGAILASGERNTNLSVILGLIAVTLATVNVVAGFLVTDRMLQMFKKKEVKA, encoded by the coding sequence ATGACAGAGGCATTACTTGCAGCTTTGTTTGTATTTGTGTTGGCATCATTCATTGGCTTTGAAGTCATTAACAAAATACCGCCCACTCTCCATACACCATTAATGTCAGGCTCAAATGCCATTTCTGGTATTGCTGTGATTGGCGCAATATTAGCATCGGGTGAAAGAAACACTAATTTATCCGTAATTCTAGGTTTGATTGCTGTGACTCTGGCAACAGTCAACGTTGTTGCTGGGTTTCTCGTTACCGACAGAATGTTGCAAATGTTCAAGAAGAAGGAAGTTAAAGCGTGA
- a CDS encoding Re/Si-specific NAD(P)(+) transhydrogenase subunit alpha — protein sequence MRIAVAKEIEVCERRVALNPDTVARLVKQGLEVWVEAGAGERSFFDDAAYVAAGATIVGDSGKLWGETDVLLKVSPPQEREDGRLEIDLLREGAVLISFLNPLGNPVVAQQLVNRKVTALSMELIPRTTRAQSMDALSSQASLAGYKAVLIAAAALPKYFPMLTTAAGTIAPAKVFIMGAGVAGLQAIATARRLGAVVEAFDIRPAVKEEVQSLGAKFVEVKLEEETTAAGGYAKEISEASKQRTQEVVAEHVKNSDVVITTAQVPGRKAPVLVTAEMVAQMKPGSVIVDLAAEQGGNCACTDPGKDIVWNGVTIIGPINLPSSMPVHASQLYSKNLTSLLQLLIKDKALQVDFTDDIIDAACITHAGEIRNQRVKDALQASTTQLVRD from the coding sequence ATGAGAATAGCAGTTGCTAAAGAAATTGAAGTTTGTGAACGACGTGTAGCCTTAAATCCTGACACTGTTGCCCGATTGGTAAAACAAGGTTTAGAGGTTTGGGTAGAAGCCGGTGCAGGAGAGCGATCATTTTTTGATGATGCTGCCTATGTAGCAGCAGGCGCGACAATTGTTGGCGATTCCGGTAAATTATGGGGCGAAACAGATGTTTTGTTGAAAGTTAGCCCACCGCAAGAACGGGAAGATGGACGCTTAGAGATTGATTTATTACGGGAAGGTGCTGTCTTAATTAGCTTCCTGAATCCCTTGGGTAATCCGGTAGTGGCGCAACAACTGGTGAATCGTAAAGTCACAGCCTTGAGTATGGAATTGATCCCCAGAACTACCAGGGCGCAATCGATGGATGCTTTATCTTCACAAGCGTCACTGGCGGGTTATAAAGCGGTATTAATTGCGGCGGCGGCGTTACCAAAATATTTCCCCATGCTGACAACAGCCGCAGGAACAATTGCCCCAGCTAAAGTATTTATTATGGGTGCTGGTGTAGCAGGATTGCAAGCGATCGCCACAGCTAGACGTTTGGGCGCAGTTGTAGAGGCCTTTGATATTCGTCCGGCTGTCAAAGAAGAAGTGCAGAGTTTAGGGGCAAAATTCGTCGAAGTCAAACTCGAAGAAGAAACAACCGCCGCCGGTGGTTATGCGAAGGAAATTTCTGAAGCTAGTAAACAGCGCACTCAAGAAGTCGTCGCGGAACACGTTAAAAATTCTGATGTAGTCATTACAACTGCTCAAGTACCAGGTAGAAAAGCGCCAGTGCTAGTCACAGCAGAAATGGTTGCACAAATGAAACCCGGTTCAGTGATTGTCGATTTAGCGGCTGAACAAGGTGGTAACTGTGCTTGTACTGATCCTGGTAAAGATATTGTCTGGAACGGGGTGACAATTATCGGCCCCATCAATCTCCCTTCATCAATGCCAGTCCACGCCAGCCAATTGTATTCCAAGAACCTCACATCTTTGCTGCAATTGCTAATTAAAGATAAAGCCTTACAAGTAGATTTTACAGACGACATCATTGATGCTGCTTGCATTACCCACGCTGGAGAAATTCGCAATCAACGCGTCAAGGATGCGTTACAAGCTTCGACTACTCAACTAGTTAGGGACTAG
- a CDS encoding DUF2808 domain-containing protein translates to MRRLLSGLAVTSCVIAGLPTITSAQSLPGFTLFSGVKSENQLPFRLDFGGQSNSWDRYILRIPAQKMKLAAAQFAITYPDHYKGSFDTKDIEIRVGDKKVPVSEVKWDREGRLLEIFPEEPVPAGSRVELVLSNVRNPAFGGTFYFNCQILSPGDVPLLRYLGTWILSIN, encoded by the coding sequence ATGAGACGTTTACTTTCAGGTTTAGCCGTTACTAGTTGTGTAATAGCCGGCTTACCAACTATTACCTCGGCACAAAGTCTACCTGGATTTACATTATTTAGTGGTGTTAAAAGCGAAAATCAGCTACCCTTTCGCTTAGATTTTGGTGGGCAGAGCAATAGCTGGGATAGATATATATTAAGGATTCCTGCCCAGAAAATGAAATTGGCAGCTGCTCAATTTGCCATTACCTATCCGGATCACTATAAAGGAAGTTTTGACACCAAAGATATTGAAATCAGAGTGGGAGACAAAAAAGTTCCTGTATCCGAAGTGAAATGGGATAGAGAAGGTCGCCTGTTGGAGATTTTCCCCGAAGAGCCAGTACCAGCAGGTAGCAGAGTAGAGTTAGTTCTTTCCAATGTACGTAACCCAGCATTTGGTGGAACTTTTTACTTCAACTGTCAAATTCTCTCACCTGGAGATGTCCCCTTACTACGATACTTGGGAACCTGGATTTTAAGCATCAATTAA
- the rpmH gene encoding 50S ribosomal protein L34, producing MQRTLGGTNRKRKRTSGFRARMRTPDGRNVIRARRKRGRHRLSV from the coding sequence ATGCAGAGAACGCTCGGTGGGACAAACCGTAAGAGAAAAAGAACTTCTGGGTTCCGTGCCAGAATGCGGACTCCAGATGGCAGAAACGTCATCAGAGCCAGAAGAAAGAGAGGTCGTCATCGTTTGAGCGTGTAG
- the rnpA gene encoding ribonuclease P protein component — protein MALPKANRLKSRHDFQAVFREGLRRNSSHFTLRALKPSSARKSSLDTAAQTQPVDEVQNIPSTLIGVSISTKVSKRAVVRNRIKRQITAAMQQLLPRLAPGWKLVVIVKPTAAESKCGSQQFLQELEQLLAQTEVLHGHS, from the coding sequence GTGGCATTGCCCAAAGCAAATCGATTAAAATCCCGGCATGATTTTCAGGCAGTTTTCCGAGAAGGGCTGAGACGAAACAGCTCACATTTCACATTGCGAGCATTAAAACCGTCATCTGCCAGAAAGTCTTCTTTGGATACTGCCGCTCAAACCCAACCAGTAGATGAAGTACAAAATATACCTAGTACGCTCATTGGTGTCTCGATTAGTACCAAAGTTAGTAAGAGGGCGGTGGTGCGTAACCGCATAAAACGGCAAATTACGGCTGCTATGCAGCAATTATTGCCGAGATTAGCACCAGGGTGGAAATTAGTAGTAATTGTGAAGCCAACAGCCGCAGAAAGTAAGTGCGGAAGCCAGCAATTTCTGCAAGAATTAGAGCAGTTGTTGGCACAAACTGAGGTATTACATGGGCATTCGTGA
- a CDS encoding PH domain-containing protein, with product MGIREEVYYEGGPHIGDLILNILVGLTVVGIPLAVGAIVRALWLRYRITDRRISVMGGWMGRDRSDVIYSEITKIVKVPRGLGIWGDMVVTLRNGSRLELRAVPNFREVYDYINDKIAAKNPQYTAK from the coding sequence ATGGGCATTCGTGAAGAAGTTTATTATGAAGGCGGCCCCCACATTGGGGATCTAATTTTGAATATACTAGTTGGGCTAACTGTTGTAGGTATTCCCTTAGCAGTTGGAGCAATTGTCAGAGCATTATGGTTACGCTACCGCATCACCGATCGCAGAATATCTGTAATGGGTGGTTGGATGGGACGCGATCGCTCAGACGTAATTTATTCAGAAATTACTAAGATCGTCAAAGTTCCCCGTGGTCTTGGTATTTGGGGAGATATGGTAGTTACTTTAAGAAATGGTAGTCGTTTAGAATTGCGGGCTGTTCCCAATTTCCGCGAAGTTTATGACTACATCAATGACAAAATTGCTGCCAAAAATCCTCAATATACTGCGAAGTAG
- the yidC gene encoding membrane protein insertase YidC, giving the protein MDFGIGFLSNNVMLPIIDFFYSVVPSYGLAIVALTLIIRFALYPLSAGQIRNMRKMRIVQPLMQKRMAEIKERYKDDPQKQQEEMMNVQKEFGNPLAGCLPLLLQMPVLLALFATLRGSPFAGVNYSVNLQIFPSEQIERIQPQAFATPPQNIYIADGEHTKVTAILPGGNKLAVGEKTKIQYQTLEGKPFPVLLAEHPESKLSPEWKITKGEDRIKIDAEGNIEALQPGDVTIQGTIPGLAADKGFLFIDALGRVGAIDPDNTIHWDIVGMIVFFGISLYVSQMLSGQNSSGGNPQQDTVNKITPVIFSGMFLFFPLPAGVLMYMVIGNVFQTLQTYILSREPLPEEIQKIVETQEKQAVAEQKTLPFEPKSSKKKTTG; this is encoded by the coding sequence ATGGATTTTGGTATCGGGTTTCTCTCGAACAACGTCATGTTGCCGATCATAGACTTTTTCTATAGCGTTGTGCCGAGCTATGGATTGGCGATCGTTGCCTTAACATTGATAATCCGCTTCGCGCTCTATCCCCTGAGTGCTGGTCAAATTCGCAATATGCGGAAAATGCGAATTGTGCAACCCCTCATGCAAAAGCGGATGGCAGAAATCAAAGAGCGCTATAAGGACGATCCGCAGAAGCAGCAAGAAGAAATGATGAACGTCCAGAAGGAGTTTGGCAACCCCTTAGCTGGATGTTTGCCGTTACTGCTGCAAATGCCAGTCCTGTTGGCTCTGTTTGCCACCTTGCGGGGTTCACCATTTGCTGGAGTTAATTACTCTGTGAACCTGCAAATCTTCCCCTCTGAGCAAATCGAACGCATCCAACCCCAAGCGTTCGCCACTCCCCCGCAAAATATTTACATTGCCGATGGGGAGCATACTAAAGTTACAGCCATCCTCCCTGGCGGTAATAAGTTAGCGGTAGGCGAAAAAACTAAAATTCAATATCAGACCCTTGAGGGTAAACCATTCCCAGTTCTATTAGCCGAACACCCAGAGAGTAAACTGTCGCCTGAATGGAAAATTACCAAGGGTGAAGATCGAATTAAAATCGATGCCGAGGGCAATATAGAAGCCCTACAGCCAGGAGATGTCACCATTCAAGGTACAATTCCCGGATTAGCTGCCGATAAAGGATTTTTATTCATTGATGCTTTAGGTAGAGTAGGCGCAATCGATCCCGATAACACCATCCACTGGGATATCGTGGGAATGATCGTCTTCTTTGGTATCAGCCTTTACGTTAGCCAAATGCTTTCTGGGCAAAATTCTAGTGGTGGTAATCCCCAACAGGATACGGTCAACAAAATTACTCCTGTGATATTTTCCGGGATGTTTTTGTTCTTCCCTCTGCCGGCTGGTGTACTCATGTACATGGTGATTGGTAACGTTTTCCAAACCCTACAAACCTATATCCTCTCCCGCGAACCTTTACCAGAGGAAATACAAAAAATTGTAGAAACTCAGGAAAAACAAGCGGTGGCGGAACAAAAGACATTACCTTTTGAGCCAAAAAGTTCTAAGAAAAAGACCACAGGTTGA
- a CDS encoding protein jag has protein sequence MSNNPMQRGQQWLQSLLELTGVSAEIHGSLETAQSHNEDSQEIDGYWLTIDETNLNPQQIQTLIGADGSVLDAIQYLVNSTLNINQPQEGQASYTVELNGYRVKRQAEIQKIAETAAEQVRSTGQEIEIKSLSSAERRLVHTFLKDFGDLETFSRGKEPHRHLVVRPAVNEL, from the coding sequence ATGAGCAACAATCCCATGCAGCGAGGTCAGCAGTGGTTACAATCACTGCTGGAACTCACTGGGGTATCAGCTGAGATTCACGGTAGTTTAGAAACTGCTCAATCTCACAATGAAGATTCCCAAGAAATAGATGGCTACTGGTTGACGATTGACGAAACCAATTTAAACCCACAGCAAATTCAAACTTTAATTGGTGCTGATGGCTCTGTATTAGACGCGATTCAGTATTTAGTTAATTCCACTCTCAATATCAATCAACCCCAGGAAGGACAAGCTTCCTACACCGTAGAATTGAACGGTTATAGGGTTAAACGACAAGCCGAAATTCAAAAAATAGCAGAAACAGCAGCCGAGCAGGTACGTTCTACAGGCCAAGAAATAGAGATAAAATCTCTTAGTTCTGCGGAACGGCGTTTAGTACACACTTTCTTAAAAGACTTTGGCGATTTAGAAACCTTTAGCCGTGGTAAAGAACCCCATCGTCATTTAGTTGTGCGTCCGGCTGTGAATGAATTATGA
- a CDS encoding YceD family protein produces MDAIFIPQLTKAPERTEEVQVKEFLPGLETLTPVRGLVRIQHQGNYLQVSAQAEAIITCTCNRCLQQYNQRLAVNTQEVIWLDEAVEQEQNLPLEREVAMEDLLETVSPNGYFYPSEWLYEQMCLALPQRQLCDINCPGILTDNSGESSEQGIDNRWSGLKALKKQLPG; encoded by the coding sequence ATGGACGCAATCTTTATTCCGCAGCTAACTAAAGCCCCGGAGCGGACAGAGGAAGTTCAAGTTAAGGAGTTTCTGCCTGGGCTAGAGACTTTGACACCTGTACGTGGCCTTGTCCGCATACAGCATCAGGGTAATTACCTGCAAGTGTCAGCACAGGCGGAAGCAATTATTACTTGTACCTGCAATCGCTGCTTACAGCAGTACAATCAGCGTTTAGCTGTAAATACTCAAGAAGTTATTTGGTTGGATGAGGCTGTCGAGCAAGAGCAAAACCTGCCTTTAGAACGGGAAGTAGCTATGGAAGATTTGCTAGAAACCGTATCGCCTAATGGTTATTTTTATCCCAGTGAATGGTTGTATGAACAAATGTGTTTAGCGTTGCCGCAACGTCAATTATGTGACATTAATTGTCCGGGCATTCTAACTGATAATAGTGGTGAAAGTTCAGAGCAAGGGATTGATAATCGTTGGTCTGGGTTGAAGGCACTGAAAAAACAGTTACCAGGATAG